A portion of the Vicingus serpentipes genome contains these proteins:
- the rfaD gene encoding ADP-glyceromanno-heptose 6-epimerase: MIVVTGAAGFIASCLVSKLNQEGFKDIVLVDDFSNTEKNKNFEGKTYTKKVDRAEFIYWLKENQQMVQFIFHIGARTDTTEFDKTIFDKLNLNYTKDIWNICVEHGLPLVYASSAATYGLGEYGYEDSHDLVNKLKPLNPYGDSKNDFDKWALAQEKKPYFWAGLKFFNVYGPNEFHKGRMASVIFHAFKQITETGKMKLFASHNPNYKDGEQLRDFVYVKDVVNVCMFLLHHRKDSGLYNLGSGKARTFLDLVKNTFKAMGKEADISFVPTPEDIRDKYQYFTEANMAKLKSIGYNKPFHTLEEGVEDYVKHYLIDNKYY; this comes from the coding sequence ATGATAGTAGTTACAGGTGCTGCAGGATTTATAGCAAGTTGTTTAGTAAGTAAATTAAACCAGGAAGGTTTTAAAGACATTGTTTTAGTAGACGATTTCTCAAATACTGAAAAGAATAAAAACTTTGAAGGAAAAACTTATACTAAAAAAGTTGATAGAGCAGAATTTATTTATTGGCTAAAAGAGAATCAACAAATGGTTCAGTTTATTTTTCATATTGGAGCAAGAACCGATACTACTGAGTTTGATAAAACCATATTTGATAAACTTAATTTAAATTACACGAAAGACATCTGGAATATTTGTGTTGAACATGGTTTACCTTTAGTTTATGCTTCATCTGCTGCAACCTATGGTTTGGGAGAATATGGGTATGAAGATAGCCATGATTTAGTAAATAAATTAAAACCTTTAAACCCATACGGTGATTCAAAAAATGATTTTGATAAATGGGCTTTAGCTCAAGAAAAAAAGCCTTATTTCTGGGCAGGTTTAAAGTTCTTTAACGTTTATGGACCTAACGAATTTCATAAAGGACGAATGGCTTCGGTTATTTTTCATGCTTTTAAACAAATTACTGAAACTGGTAAAATGAAATTATTTGCCTCTCATAATCCTAATTATAAAGATGGTGAACAATTAAGAGATTTTGTATATGTAAAAGATGTGGTAAATGTTTGTATGTTCCTTTTACACCACAGAAAAGACTCTGGCTTGTATAATTTAGGTTCTGGTAAGGCTCGTACCTTTTTAGACTTAGTTAAAAACACATTTAAAGCAATGGGCAAAGAAGCTGATATTAGTTTTGTACCAACTCCTGAAGACATTAGAGACAAGTACCAGTATTTTACTGAAGCAAATATGGCTAAACTAAAATCTATTGGCTATAACAAACCATTCCATACACTGGAAGAAGGTGTTGAAGATTATGTTAAACATTATTTAATTGATAATAAATATTATTAA
- a CDS encoding menaquinone biosynthesis family protein → MNNKLTIGFSPCPNDTFIFDALVNHKIDNEGLDFDVYLGDVEDLNQKAFNNELDITKISYHAFGYLTNNYVLLDAGSALGKGCGPLLICKPTTEKSPLNALSIAIPGKYTTANFLLSIAHPEAIKKEEMLFSDIENAVLSNKVDAGLIIHENRFTYQEKGLEKIIDLGEYWEKATGTLIPLGGIIIKRELPSEILKKVNRLLRKSIEYAFNNPESPVTYMQQNAQEMDKKVMMQHVELYVNKYSIDLGEEGKNAITQMFNLAQEKGIIPKIEKNIFID, encoded by the coding sequence TTGAACAATAAACTTACCATTGGATTTTCACCTTGCCCAAACGACACTTTTATTTTTGATGCATTAGTCAATCATAAAATAGATAATGAAGGATTAGATTTCGATGTGTATTTAGGTGATGTAGAAGATTTAAACCAAAAAGCATTCAATAATGAATTAGATATCACAAAAATAAGCTATCATGCTTTTGGGTATCTAACCAATAATTACGTTTTATTAGATGCTGGAAGCGCCTTAGGAAAAGGTTGTGGGCCTTTATTGATTTGTAAACCAACTACTGAAAAATCACCACTCAACGCATTGAGTATTGCTATTCCGGGGAAATATACAACAGCAAACTTTTTATTAAGTATTGCTCATCCTGAAGCAATAAAAAAAGAAGAAATGTTATTTTCTGATATTGAAAATGCTGTTTTAAGCAACAAAGTAGATGCTGGGTTAATTATCCACGAAAATAGATTTACTTATCAAGAAAAAGGATTGGAGAAAATTATTGACCTTGGAGAATATTGGGAAAAAGCTACTGGTACTTTAATTCCTCTAGGCGGAATTATTATTAAACGAGAATTACCCTCAGAGATACTTAAAAAAGTAAATCGTTTGCTTCGAAAAAGTATAGAGTATGCATTTAATAATCCTGAATCGCCTGTAACTTATATGCAACAAAACGCTCAAGAAATGGATAAAAAAGTAATGATGCAACATGTTGAACTTTATGTAAATAAATACTCTATTGATTTAGGAGAGGAAGGAAAAAATGCCATTACTCAAATGTTTAACTTAGCACAAGAAAAAGGGATAATCCCTAAAATAGAAAAGAATATTTTTATAGATTAA
- a CDS encoding inorganic pyrophosphatase, which translates to MEKKPKNQFLLHPWHGIEIGENAPNIVTTFIEITPSDSVKYEIDKASGFLKVDRPQKFSNIVPALYGFIPQTYCAENVAELCMEKSEKTNIIGDGDPLDVCVLTERNITHGNIIVPAIPIGGFRMIDNGEADDKIIAILKGDEVYDDWNDLDKCPESLIRRLKHYFLTYKGIPGEGAKPNVEITHVYGKEEAIKVIIASQKDYHNHFE; encoded by the coding sequence ATGGAAAAAAAGCCTAAAAATCAATTTCTACTTCACCCTTGGCATGGCATTGAAATAGGAGAAAATGCACCTAATATTGTGACTACTTTTATTGAAATAACCCCATCTGATTCAGTAAAATATGAAATTGATAAGGCCTCAGGTTTTTTAAAAGTAGATCGGCCTCAAAAATTTTCGAATATAGTCCCTGCTTTATATGGATTTATTCCACAAACTTATTGTGCTGAAAATGTTGCTGAATTATGTATGGAGAAGTCAGAAAAAACAAATATTATTGGTGATGGAGATCCATTAGATGTTTGTGTATTGACAGAACGAAATATAACACACGGAAATATAATTGTACCAGCAATTCCAATTGGTGGATTTAGGATGATAGATAATGGAGAAGCTGATGATAAAATTATTGCAATTTTAAAAGGCGATGAGGTTTATGATGATTGGAATGATTTAGATAAATGTCCAGAATCTTTGATAAGAAGATTAAAACATTATTTTTTAACGTACAAAGGAATCCCTGGTGAAGGAGCTAAGCCTAATGTTGAAATTACTCATGTATATGGTAAAGAAGAAGCTATAAAAGTAATTATAGCAAGCCAAAAAGATTATCACAATCATTTTGAATAA
- the bioD gene encoding dethiobiotin synthase, which translates to MKNYFITGIGTDVGKTVASAILTEALEADYWKPVQAGDLENSDTIKVQRLVSNTKTVFHKEAYQLTQPMSPHAAAKIDKIDIDLNQIQIPKTTNNLIIEGAGGLMVPLNNSQLIIDLIKKLDVETILVSQNYLGSINHTLLSIEAIKQKGLKIKGIIFNGDENKETEEYILNYTGINYLGRINNHSNISKDVVLSYKNNFNSF; encoded by the coding sequence ATGAAAAATTATTTTATAACTGGTATAGGTACTGATGTAGGTAAAACAGTAGCTTCCGCTATCCTTACCGAAGCACTAGAAGCTGATTATTGGAAACCTGTTCAAGCTGGTGATTTAGAAAATTCAGACACTATAAAAGTTCAAAGATTAGTATCGAATACTAAAACTGTTTTTCATAAAGAAGCCTATCAATTAACTCAACCAATGTCACCACATGCTGCTGCTAAAATTGACAAAATTGATATTGATTTAAATCAAATTCAAATTCCAAAAACAACCAACAATTTAATTATAGAAGGTGCAGGAGGCTTAATGGTTCCTCTAAATAATAGCCAATTAATTATTGATTTAATTAAAAAATTAGATGTCGAAACTATTTTAGTTTCTCAAAACTACTTAGGTAGTATTAATCACACCCTATTAAGCATTGAAGCCATTAAACAAAAAGGTTTAAAAATTAAAGGTATCATCTTTAATGGTGATGAAAACAAAGAGACCGAAGAGTATATTTTAAATTATACAGGAATTAACTATTTAGGTAGAATAAACAATCATTCGAACATAAGTAAAGATGTTGTTTTAAGTTATAAAAATAACTTCAATTCTTTTTAG
- a CDS encoding aminotransferase class I/II-fold pyridoxal phosphate-dependent enzyme has translation MKKQNDYIHKKLKNREDENALRTLKISTGLIDFCSNDYLGFSAEKEIHILDQELANFGATGSRLISGNHKITEEVEDFLAEFYKSESALIFNSGYNANIGIFSSLPQRNDVIIYDELIHASIRDGIKLSNANSYSFKHNSIEHLETKLKKSTGNVYVAVESIYSMDGDAAPIENLVKICDNYGAALIVDEAHAVGIYGNGKGLVTELNLQDNVFARVVTFGKAYGCHGAAVLGNKLLRDYLINYSRAFIYTTALPLHSILTIRKAHNFLKQNTDRIEQLKSNVTHFQKLTSNLPTSNSDSPIQCIIISGNDEVKKIAIQIQNNGFDVRPILSPTVPKGQERLRICLHNFNTHEQINSLIKSLNS, from the coding sequence ATGAAAAAACAGAACGATTACATCCATAAAAAATTAAAAAATCGTGAAGATGAAAATGCTTTACGGACTTTAAAAATTAGCACTGGATTAATTGATTTTTGCTCTAACGATTATTTAGGTTTTTCTGCTGAAAAAGAAATCCACATTTTAGACCAAGAGTTAGCTAATTTCGGAGCAACTGGTTCGCGTTTAATTTCTGGTAATCATAAAATTACAGAAGAAGTTGAAGATTTTCTTGCTGAATTTTACAAATCTGAATCAGCATTAATTTTTAATTCTGGATATAACGCGAATATTGGTATATTTTCTTCACTTCCTCAGCGAAATGATGTAATTATTTATGATGAATTAATACATGCCTCAATTAGAGATGGCATAAAATTAAGCAATGCTAATTCCTACTCTTTTAAACATAACAGCATTGAGCACCTTGAAACCAAATTAAAAAAATCGACAGGAAATGTATATGTTGCTGTAGAATCTATTTATTCAATGGATGGTGATGCCGCACCTATAGAAAACTTAGTTAAAATATGTGATAACTATGGTGCTGCTTTAATTGTTGATGAGGCACATGCCGTTGGAATTTATGGAAATGGAAAAGGTTTAGTTACTGAGTTAAATTTGCAAGATAATGTATTTGCTAGAGTTGTAACTTTTGGAAAAGCTTATGGCTGTCACGGAGCAGCTGTATTAGGAAACAAACTCTTAAGAGATTATTTAATTAACTATTCTAGGGCATTTATTTATACTACAGCTCTTCCTTTACATAGTATTTTAACCATTCGTAAAGCACACAATTTCTTAAAACAAAATACAGATAGAATTGAACAGCTTAAAAGTAATGTTACTCATTTTCAAAAACTAACATCCAATCTTCCTACTTCTAATTCAGATAGTCCAATTCAATGTATTATTATTTCTGGTAATGATGAAGTAAAAAAAATTGCTATTCAAATACAAAATAATGGTTTTGATGTTCGACCAATTTTAAGTCCAACTGTACCAAAAGGACAAGAACGTTTAAGAATTTGCTTACATAACTTTAATACTCACGAGCAAATAAATTCGTTGATTAAATCTCTAAATTCATGA
- the bioB gene encoding biotin synthase BioB has product MTAIRSNWTKEEIKAIYDKPFMELIYEAATVHRANHNPNEVQVSSLISIKTGGCSEDCGYCPQAARYHTGIEKNDLMTVDTVKQMALNAKEGGASRVCLGAAWRNVTNNEDFDNVLDMVKEVNDMNMEVCCTLGMLSQDQARRLKEAGLYAYNHNLDSSEDFYKEIISTRGYDDRLRTIEHAQNEGIHVCSGGIIGMGETDDDRIGMLYTLSNLNPHPGSVPINGLVPVPGTPLEEQNPVSIFEMVRMIATARIVMPKAQVRLSAGRTHMTKEGQALCFFAGANSIFAGDKLLTTPNPEYNEDMEMFKLLGINPKEAFVDGEKPKTKETYKEVRENDNEKWSRPAHIIERNVEATEKGKAARRALKEEATK; this is encoded by the coding sequence ATGACAGCAATTAGAAGCAACTGGACTAAAGAAGAAATAAAAGCAATTTACGACAAACCCTTTATGGAATTAATATACGAAGCAGCAACAGTGCATCGTGCGAACCATAATCCAAATGAAGTTCAAGTAAGTTCTTTAATATCTATAAAAACAGGTGGTTGTTCTGAAGATTGTGGTTATTGTCCGCAAGCAGCTCGTTATCATACAGGTATTGAAAAAAATGATTTAATGACGGTTGATACCGTAAAACAAATGGCGCTTAATGCAAAAGAAGGTGGGGCTTCTAGAGTATGCTTAGGTGCAGCCTGGAGAAATGTTACTAATAATGAAGATTTTGATAATGTGTTAGACATGGTAAAAGAAGTAAACGACATGAATATGGAAGTTTGCTGCACCTTAGGAATGTTGTCACAAGATCAAGCAAGAAGATTAAAAGAAGCTGGTTTGTATGCTTACAATCATAATTTAGATTCATCAGAAGATTTTTACAAAGAAATTATTTCAACTAGAGGCTATGATGATCGTTTAAGAACGATTGAGCACGCTCAAAATGAAGGAATACATGTTTGCTCGGGAGGAATTATTGGAATGGGAGAAACAGATGATGATAGAATTGGAATGCTTTATACGCTTTCAAACTTAAATCCACACCCTGGTTCTGTGCCAATAAATGGATTAGTTCCTGTTCCTGGAACACCTTTAGAAGAGCAAAACCCTGTTTCTATTTTTGAAATGGTAAGAATGATTGCTACCGCAAGAATTGTAATGCCTAAAGCACAAGTTAGATTATCTGCAGGAAGAACTCATATGACAAAAGAAGGTCAAGCTCTTTGCTTCTTTGCAGGAGCAAATTCAATTTTTGCAGGAGACAAGTTATTAACTACTCCAAACCCTGAATATAACGAAGACATGGAAATGTTTAAGTTATTAGGTATTAATCCAAAAGAAGCTTTTGTTGATGGAGAGAAACCAAAAACAAAAGAAACTTACAAAGAGGTTAGAGAAAACGATAATGAAAAATGGAGCAGACCAGCTCATATTATCGAAAGAAATGTAGAAGCAACAGAAAAAGGAAAAGCAGCAAGAAGAGCGTTAAAAGAAGAAGCTACAAAATAA
- the trmD gene encoding tRNA (guanosine(37)-N1)-methyltransferase TrmD, translated as MRIDIITVLPELLESPFNASILKRAQEKGLVEVVVHNLRDYSTNKQKSIDDYAFGGGAGMVMQIQPIADCIEKLQAERGYDEIIYMTPDGETMKQGMVNTLSLKENIIILAGHYKGVDERVRELFITKEISVGDFVLTGGELPAAILSDAIIRLIPGVISDETSALTDSFQDNLLAPPVYTRPEEYRGKKVPEILLGGNHKAIEQWREEKALERTKTRRPDLLD; from the coding sequence ATGAGAATTGACATTATAACTGTATTACCAGAATTATTAGAAAGTCCATTTAATGCTTCAATTTTAAAACGAGCTCAAGAAAAGGGCTTGGTTGAAGTTGTTGTTCATAATTTAAGAGATTATTCTACCAATAAACAAAAAAGTATAGATGATTATGCTTTTGGAGGTGGTGCTGGAATGGTTATGCAAATCCAACCTATTGCAGATTGTATTGAAAAATTACAAGCTGAAAGAGGTTATGATGAAATAATATATATGACTCCTGACGGAGAAACCATGAAGCAAGGAATGGTAAATACTCTTTCTTTAAAAGAAAATATTATCATTTTAGCAGGACATTACAAGGGGGTTGATGAAAGAGTGAGAGAGTTATTTATTACTAAAGAAATTTCAGTGGGAGATTTTGTATTAACAGGAGGAGAATTGCCTGCAGCAATATTAAGTGATGCAATTATAAGATTAATTCCTGGTGTAATTAGTGATGAAACATCAGCTCTTACAGATAGTTTTCAGGATAATTTATTAGCACCTCCAGTATATACAAGGCCAGAAGAATATAGGGGCAAAAAAGTGCCAGAAATACTATTAGGCGGTAATCATAAGGCAATTGAACAATGGCGTGAAGAAAAAGCCTTGGAGAGGACTAAAACTAGAAGACCAGATTTGTTAGATTAG
- a CDS encoding membrane or secreted protein, with product MKLALLVIGLLAMGVFGMAVKIIFKKDGKFDKTCASVNTVLNKDGEPCGLCGAAPEEQCKKEEVEAA from the coding sequence TTATTAGTTATCGGTTTATTAGCCATGGGCGTTTTCGGAATGGCGGTTAAAATTATTTTTAAAAAAGATGGAAAGTTTGACAAAACTTGCGCAAGTGTAAATACTGTCTTAAACAAAGACGGAGAGCCTTGTGGTTTGTGTGGAGCTGCTCCTGAAGAGCAATGTAAAAAAGAGGAAGTTGAGGCTGCCTAA